The following are encoded together in the Pedobacter sp. D749 genome:
- a CDS encoding DUF2892 domain-containing protein — protein MPNIIRLIAGFALLGGAVALFIFGFWPWGIVSILLGIIVLVTYFFNENMLLAQWFLRKDNMPKAKMFLDRITNYETQLIKVQHGYYNLLIGLIESRTAPMKSEKYFKAALSLGMQMDHNIALAKLSLAGIAMAKRNKREATMYLAEAKKADKNKLLADQIKQMKDQMGMMDKQQQVRYR, from the coding sequence ATGCCAAATATTATCAGATTAATTGCGGGGTTTGCTTTACTGGGTGGCGCAGTAGCTTTATTTATTTTCGGTTTCTGGCCATGGGGTATTGTTTCCATTTTATTGGGGATAATTGTACTGGTAACCTATTTCTTTAATGAGAACATGCTTTTAGCACAATGGTTCCTCAGAAAAGATAACATGCCTAAAGCAAAAATGTTTTTAGATCGGATTACCAATTATGAAACGCAGTTGATTAAAGTTCAACATGGTTATTATAATTTATTGATCGGGTTAATCGAAAGCAGAACAGCGCCGATGAAATCAGAAAAATATTTCAAAGCCGCTTTGAGCCTGGGCATGCAGATGGATCATAACATTGCTTTGGCTAAATTGAGTTTGGCTGGTATTGCAATGGCAAAGCGTAACAAACGAGAAGCGACCATGTATCTTGCTGAAGCGAAAAAAGCAGATAAAAATAAATTATTGGCCGATCAGATTAAACAAATGAAAGATCAGATGGGTATGATGGACAAACAACAACAAGTACGCTACAGATAG
- a CDS encoding thioredoxin family protein, with protein MKILLSITLIVIAMNVSAQEVNKKIHDQVHNKDILINACTREGITTFPEFKEMYDPLYAAYIPDAATMIELKKLVKNEKIKIVLGTWCGDSKANVPNFFKILDALHFKEKNVEIIAADGNKKAENGILDGLDISRVPTFIVFDKKGKELGRITEGPKTSLEGDLLAIYKKKS; from the coding sequence ATGAAAATCCTCTTATCTATAACCCTAATTGTAATCGCGATGAACGTTTCTGCACAGGAAGTTAATAAAAAAATCCACGATCAAGTCCACAATAAAGATATATTAATAAATGCTTGTACGCGTGAAGGCATTACCACTTTTCCTGAGTTTAAAGAAATGTATGATCCACTTTATGCGGCATATATACCAGATGCGGCAACCATGATCGAATTGAAAAAACTGGTTAAAAATGAAAAGATCAAAATTGTTTTAGGTACCTGGTGTGGCGACAGTAAGGCAAATGTTCCTAACTTTTTTAAAATTTTAGATGCCTTACATTTTAAAGAGAAAAACGTAGAGATTATAGCCGCTGACGGTAATAAAAAAGCTGAAAATGGCATTTTAGACGGCCTGGATATTTCCAGGGTACCTACATTTATTGTTTTCGATAAAAAAGGCAAAGAATTGGGTAGGATTACAGAAGGCCCAAAAACAAGCCTTGAGGGGGATTTATTGGCTATATACAAGAAGAAGTCTTAA
- the ung gene encoding uracil-DNA glycosylase encodes MSAALEPGWLAVLEGEFEKDYMKNLKSFLQEEKNKGATVYPKGTDIFNALNTTPFDQVKVVILGQDPYHGVGQAHGLSFSVQRGVTVPPSLKNIYKELETDIEGFKTPNHGNLTHWAEQGVLLLNATLTVRASEAGSHQNQGWEIFTDEIIKALSQKREHIVFLLWGKYAQQKASLIDQKKHYVLTAAHPSPFSAYNGFFGSKHFSKANQLLVQNNLKPIDWNLPA; translated from the coding sequence ATGTCTGCAGCATTAGAACCAGGTTGGTTAGCCGTTTTAGAGGGAGAATTTGAAAAAGACTACATGAAAAACCTAAAGTCTTTTTTACAGGAAGAGAAAAACAAAGGAGCAACTGTTTATCCAAAGGGCACAGATATTTTTAACGCATTAAACACCACTCCTTTTGATCAGGTTAAGGTGGTGATATTGGGTCAGGATCCTTATCATGGTGTTGGCCAGGCACACGGCCTTTCTTTTTCCGTTCAACGCGGTGTAACAGTTCCACCGTCGTTAAAAAATATTTACAAAGAACTTGAAACTGATATCGAGGGCTTTAAGACACCAAATCATGGTAACTTAACCCATTGGGCAGAACAAGGTGTATTATTGCTCAATGCCACATTAACAGTCCGTGCTTCTGAGGCTGGTTCACACCAAAACCAGGGATGGGAAATTTTTACAGATGAAATAATTAAAGCTTTATCTCAAAAACGCGAGCATATTGTTTTTTTGTTGTGGGGTAAATACGCTCAGCAAAAGGCATCATTAATAGATCAAAAAAAACATTATGTACTTACAGCTGCTCACCCATCGCCTTTTTCGGCCTACAATGGTTTCTTCGGATCGAAACATTTTTCGAAAGCAAATCAGCTTCTGGTACAGAATAATTTAAAACCAATCGACTGGAACTTACCAGCCTAA
- a CDS encoding alpha/beta fold hydrolase produces the protein MNAYFISGLGADKRIFSKLKLNEKINIIHVDWINPVKNESLSAYAERLSKVIDKSQPFALVGVSFGGMIAVEIAKVLKPATTIIISSTMLSTQLPALYRFAGKLRLLNFIPASLLKSSNKLTQNYYFGTRSGSEKTLLSKIIKDTDPYFLKWAIGSILSWENKIKPARIFHIHGTNDKILYSKKATPDFMIENGTHFMVYQNAKEISGIIDKLLL, from the coding sequence ATGAATGCCTATTTTATAAGTGGTTTAGGTGCCGATAAAAGGATTTTTTCTAAGCTTAAGCTGAATGAAAAAATCAATATTATTCATGTAGATTGGATCAATCCGGTTAAAAATGAATCACTGTCCGCTTATGCAGAAAGGTTGAGCAAAGTTATCGACAAATCTCAACCTTTTGCTTTGGTAGGCGTTTCTTTTGGAGGGATGATCGCAGTGGAAATTGCTAAAGTATTAAAACCTGCAACAACGATTATAATTTCCAGCACCATGTTGAGTACTCAGCTGCCAGCATTATACCGCTTCGCAGGGAAACTCAGACTGTTGAATTTTATTCCGGCAAGTCTTTTAAAATCATCGAACAAACTTACCCAAAACTATTATTTCGGTACACGATCTGGCAGTGAGAAAACATTACTGAGCAAAATTATTAAGGATACTGATCCCTATTTTTTGAAATGGGCTATTGGAAGCATATTAAGCTGGGAGAATAAGATTAAACCAGCAAGGATTTTTCACATCCATGGCACGAATGACAAAATCCTCTATTCTAAAAAAGCAACCCCCGATTTCATGATCGAAAATGGAACCCACTTCATGGTTTATCAAAATGCGAAGGAAATTTCGGGAATTATTGATAAATTGCTTTTATAA
- a CDS encoding GxxExxY protein, protein MMNKTFLDQLEYKVTGACIEVNKILGPGLLESVYQKCLKWELQLQDINFTAEHPIILSYKDVLLDTTLKVDLVIENCLVLELKAVESILPIHEAQILTYMKLLKIPKGLLINFNSTNIVHNGKKSFVNEFMYGIDN, encoded by the coding sequence ATGATGAACAAAACTTTTCTCGACCAGTTGGAATACAAGGTTACAGGTGCTTGTATTGAAGTAAATAAAATTCTCGGTCCTGGCCTCCTTGAAAGCGTATATCAAAAGTGCTTAAAGTGGGAATTACAATTGCAGGATATAAATTTTACTGCTGAACATCCAATTATACTTTCTTACAAAGATGTTTTATTAGATACAACACTTAAAGTAGATTTGGTTATTGAAAACTGCTTAGTATTAGAGTTAAAAGCAGTTGAAAGTATATTGCCTATTCATGAGGCGCAGATTTTAACCTATATGAAATTGCTTAAAATACCTAAAGGCTTGTTGATTAACTTCAATTCAACCAATATTGTTCATAATGGGAAAAAGAGTTTCGTAAACGAATTTATGTACGGCATTGACAATTAA
- a CDS encoding Lrp/AsnC family transcriptional regulator, whose product MASELDKIDFKILRILQENGRITNLLLSQEIGLSPAPTLERVRKLEMAGYIKSYHALVDEEKLGLGIKTFIQIQLDFHKNNTIQIFLDEVNQIKEITECHHVTGQADFLLKVYVKDIKAYERLIMDKISKISVVKTFQTMMIMSTTKKEPIVPLEY is encoded by the coding sequence ATGGCATCTGAATTAGATAAAATAGACTTTAAAATTTTAAGAATTCTTCAAGAGAATGGAAGAATTACCAATTTACTTTTATCACAAGAAATTGGTCTATCACCTGCACCAACTTTAGAGCGTGTACGTAAGCTCGAAATGGCAGGATATATTAAAAGTTATCATGCCCTGGTGGATGAAGAAAAACTGGGTTTAGGTATTAAAACCTTTATTCAGATTCAACTCGATTTTCATAAAAATAATACCATTCAGATCTTTTTGGATGAAGTAAATCAAATTAAAGAAATTACCGAATGTCACCACGTTACCGGTCAGGCGGACTTTTTATTAAAGGTTTATGTGAAAGATATTAAAGCGTATGAACGTTTAATTATGGATAAAATCAGTAAGATTTCTGTAGTGAAAACATTCCAGACGATGATGATCATGTCTACCACAAAGAAGGAACCAATTGTGCCTTTAGAATACTAG
- a CDS encoding metal-dependent transcriptional regulator: MQSYTEENYLKTIYHLAEKTTNVQTNAIAEQMQTKPASVTDMIKKLADKGLIDYIKYQGVTLTETGKNTAIDIVRKHRLWEVFLVDKLNFKWDEVHDVAEELEHIKSIELIERLDEFLGFPKADPHGDPIPDKNGRFAKTQFIKLIELKVGDSGTITGVSQHSSPFLKHLEKLGLTLGKQIRVSDVTDFDGSVEIVLSDKQVNISREVAKHILISSNGKN, encoded by the coding sequence ATGCAAAGTTATACCGAAGAGAACTATCTAAAGACTATTTATCATCTGGCAGAGAAAACAACAAACGTACAAACCAATGCTATTGCAGAGCAAATGCAAACCAAACCAGCATCGGTTACCGATATGATCAAGAAATTAGCCGATAAGGGCCTGATTGATTATATTAAATACCAAGGGGTTACCTTAACCGAAACAGGGAAAAATACAGCGATAGATATTGTTCGTAAACATAGATTATGGGAAGTTTTTTTGGTAGACAAATTAAACTTTAAATGGGATGAGGTACATGATGTTGCCGAAGAGTTGGAACATATTAAATCGATTGAGTTAATTGAAAGATTAGATGAGTTTTTAGGTTTTCCGAAAGCAGACCCTCATGGCGACCCCATTCCGGATAAAAACGGACGATTTGCCAAAACCCAGTTTATTAAACTGATTGAATTAAAAGTAGGAGATTCGGGTACCATTACCGGCGTGAGTCAGCACAGTTCTCCTTTTTTAAAACATTTAGAAAAATTAGGGCTTACCCTGGGCAAACAAATCCGGGTTAGTGATGTTACCGATTTCGATGGCTCAGTAGAAATTGTGCTATCGGATAAACAAGTTAATATTAGTAGAGAAGTTGCAAAACATATTTTAATCAGTAGCAATGGCAAAAACTGA
- a CDS encoding Nramp family divalent metal transporter has product MAKTESLSEVHQSVNTDKRKGWRRILAFIGPAYLISVGYMDPGNWATDLAGGSKFGYQLIWVLLMSNLIALLLQSLSARLGIVRGLDLAQASKQAYPRWANIPLFGLAQTAIIACDLAEIIGMAIGLQLLFGLPLIWGISITIFDTILLLFLLNKGMRAMEGFIVSMVFIVGISFLVEMFIVEPSLKEVVKGFEPSILNGDALYIAIGIIGATVMPHNLYLHSSLVQTRKIERSNKGIKEALKFNLIDTTVALNLAFFVNAAILILAAAAFYKNGLHEVAEIQDAHKLLSNIFGNVAPTLFAIALIAAGQSSTVTGTLAGQIIMEGHINLRIQPWLRRLITRLLAIIPAFFTILHYGDDALGGLLVLSQVVLSLQLGFAIIPLIHFTSDKKLMKDFAIKPWVKVLAWASAIAIIALNVKLVVEEISGWAKEANNWWIYVIVIPALILIVLLLLYVFFHPLLEKKKDASKQIVPHGDALDIGKIDKITYTKIGIAVDFSKNDRNTIRHALIQGGKDAHYYLIHVVETAAARYLGKEVMDHETQSDAANLERYRANLEDLGYDSTPFIGFGNTGKAIADISNRNEMELLVMGAHGHKGLKDLIFGTTVDSVRHKVNIPVLIIR; this is encoded by the coding sequence ATGGCAAAAACTGAATCCCTAAGTGAAGTACATCAAAGCGTAAATACAGATAAAAGAAAAGGCTGGAGAAGAATTCTGGCGTTCATAGGCCCGGCTTATTTAATAAGTGTTGGCTACATGGATCCGGGTAACTGGGCGACAGATTTAGCAGGTGGCAGTAAATTTGGTTACCAATTAATTTGGGTTTTACTGATGTCTAACCTCATTGCATTGCTTTTGCAATCGCTGAGTGCCCGCCTGGGCATTGTGAGGGGATTGGATTTAGCCCAGGCTTCAAAACAGGCTTACCCACGCTGGGCCAATATTCCACTATTTGGATTGGCACAAACCGCTATTATTGCCTGTGATCTGGCAGAAATTATCGGGATGGCCATTGGTTTACAGTTACTTTTTGGCCTGCCATTAATCTGGGGCATTTCAATTACCATTTTCGATACCATTTTATTACTCTTTTTACTTAATAAAGGCATGAGAGCCATGGAAGGCTTTATTGTTTCGATGGTTTTTATTGTCGGGATTTCCTTTTTGGTTGAAATGTTTATTGTAGAGCCATCACTTAAAGAAGTAGTCAAAGGTTTTGAACCCTCTATACTCAATGGTGATGCACTTTATATTGCCATCGGGATTATTGGCGCAACGGTAATGCCGCACAATCTTTACCTTCATTCTTCTTTAGTACAGACCAGAAAAATAGAACGGAGCAATAAAGGGATTAAAGAAGCTTTAAAGTTTAACCTCATTGATACCACGGTAGCACTAAACCTGGCCTTTTTTGTTAATGCAGCTATATTGATTCTTGCCGCTGCAGCTTTCTATAAAAATGGCTTACACGAAGTAGCCGAAATTCAGGATGCGCATAAACTCCTTTCGAATATTTTTGGCAATGTAGCGCCAACTCTATTTGCCATCGCGCTAATAGCAGCCGGGCAAAGCTCTACCGTTACCGGAACTTTAGCCGGACAGATTATTATGGAAGGGCACATCAACTTAAGGATCCAACCCTGGCTACGGCGTTTGATTACACGACTACTGGCAATTATCCCTGCATTTTTCACCATTCTGCATTATGGCGACGATGCCCTTGGTGGCTTATTGGTGTTAAGTCAGGTGGTTTTAAGTTTGCAGTTGGGTTTTGCCATTATCCCTTTAATCCATTTTACATCAGATAAAAAACTGATGAAAGATTTCGCAATCAAACCTTGGGTAAAAGTTTTGGCCTGGGCAAGCGCTATCGCCATTATTGCGCTCAATGTAAAACTGGTTGTTGAAGAAATAAGCGGCTGGGCAAAAGAAGCCAATAACTGGTGGATCTATGTGATTGTAATACCGGCATTAATCCTAATCGTACTACTCCTGCTCTATGTTTTCTTCCATCCACTATTGGAAAAGAAAAAAGATGCATCCAAACAAATTGTACCTCATGGAGATGCTTTGGATATTGGCAAAATAGACAAGATCACTTATACAAAAATTGGTATTGCAGTAGACTTCTCTAAAAACGACAGAAACACGATCAGGCATGCTTTAATTCAAGGTGGCAAAGATGCGCACTATTACCTGATCCATGTTGTAGAAACTGCTGCTGCCCGCTATCTTGGTAAGGAAGTAATGGACCATGAAACGCAGAGCGATGCTGCGAACCTGGAGAGGTACAGAGCTAATCTCGAAGACCTTGGATATGATTCTACACCCTTCATTGGTTTTGGAAACACCGGTAAAGCCATAGCCGATATTAGTAACCGGAACGAAATGGAGCTTTTGGTAATGGGTGCACACGGACATAAAGGTTTAAAAGACCTTATTTTCGGAACTACAGTAGATTCGGTGAGGCATAAGGTTAATATTCCCGTACTGATTATCAGGTAA
- a CDS encoding redoxin domain-containing protein produces the protein MKFRNLLLILLLAITFQVKAQQPTLLPQFTFYRLDGKAFSNTDIKQGKKNLFILFDCTCAHCQRESKILNTNYAKFKNVNIYMITMDEGYIIPQFFDSYAKGLNSKPNVLVLQDKKRIFIPTFLPKKYPSMYLYSPAGKLLMYQSGDGGINKLMTVVNK, from the coding sequence ATGAAATTCAGAAACCTACTTTTAATCTTATTATTAGCCATTACTTTCCAGGTAAAAGCACAGCAGCCAACTTTGTTGCCACAATTTACTTTTTACCGCCTGGATGGAAAAGCCTTTTCTAATACAGATATTAAACAAGGCAAAAAGAACCTTTTTATATTATTCGATTGTACCTGCGCGCATTGCCAGCGTGAAAGCAAAATATTGAATACCAATTATGCTAAGTTTAAGAATGTAAATATTTATATGATTACCATGGATGAAGGTTATATCATTCCACAGTTTTTCGATTCTTATGCCAAAGGTTTAAATTCAAAACCTAACGTGCTGGTACTACAGGATAAAAAACGAATATTTATTCCAACATTTTTACCAAAAAAGTACCCTTCCATGTACTTATATTCACCTGCAGGTAAATTATTAATGTATCAATCAGGCGATGGCGGCATCAACAAGCTGATGACGGTGGTGAATAAATAA
- the smpB gene encoding SsrA-binding protein produces MKNDINIKNKRAYFDYNLLDKYVAGIALLGTEIKAIRQGKANMTDAFCMFIGGNLFVRNLHISEYSHSSFYHHDIKRDRALLLQKKEIRKLKLKGEEKGYTIVPLRIFINERGFAKMEIALAQGKKEFDKRDSIKDRDTKRELDRAMKR; encoded by the coding sequence TTGAAAAACGACATCAACATAAAAAATAAAAGAGCATATTTCGACTACAATCTCTTAGATAAATACGTAGCCGGTATTGCCCTTTTAGGAACTGAAATAAAAGCGATCAGACAAGGTAAAGCCAATATGACGGATGCATTTTGCATGTTTATTGGTGGCAATCTTTTCGTGCGCAACCTTCATATTTCTGAATATAGCCACAGTTCTTTTTATCACCACGATATAAAACGCGACCGTGCATTACTGTTACAGAAAAAAGAAATCAGAAAATTAAAGCTTAAAGGCGAAGAAAAAGGTTATACCATTGTTCCTTTACGCATTTTCATCAATGAAAGAGGTTTCGCTAAAATGGAGATTGCCCTGGCTCAGGGTAAAAAAGAATTCGATAAACGCGATAGCATTAAAGATAGAGATACCAAGCGGGAGTTGGATAGAGCGATGAAACGGTAG
- a CDS encoding protein-L-isoaspartate(D-aspartate) O-methyltransferase, with the protein MAYKFVDNYRERGARKKLVELLKSRGIEDENVLKAIGKVPRHFFFDETFWNQSYKDIAFPIGDGQTISQPYTVAYQSELLHIKKGDKVLEIGTGSGYQTCILMELGATVFTIERQENIYNRTIQILPGMGYRPTFYCGDGSKGIAAHAPYDKIIVTAGAPLVPEILLKQLKIGGILVIPVGDEKTQKMVTVIRVSETDYEKIVLDTFRFVPLVGDQAW; encoded by the coding sequence ATGGCGTATAAATTTGTTGATAATTACCGGGAACGTGGAGCGAGAAAAAAACTGGTCGAGTTGTTAAAATCTCGCGGAATTGAAGATGAAAATGTGTTAAAAGCCATAGGTAAAGTTCCACGGCACTTCTTTTTTGATGAAACTTTTTGGAATCAATCTTACAAAGATATTGCTTTTCCGATAGGGGATGGGCAAACCATCTCTCAACCTTATACGGTTGCTTACCAAAGTGAATTGCTGCACATTAAAAAAGGAGATAAAGTACTTGAGATTGGAACGGGATCGGGCTATCAAACCTGTATTTTAATGGAGTTGGGTGCTACCGTTTTTACGATAGAAAGACAAGAGAATATTTACAACAGAACGATTCAGATTTTACCTGGAATGGGTTACAGACCTACTTTTTATTGTGGTGATGGCTCAAAAGGAATTGCTGCGCACGCACCATACGACAAAATAATTGTTACTGCTGGCGCTCCCCTGGTTCCGGAGATCTTATTAAAACAGCTAAAAATTGGTGGCATTCTGGTTATCCCGGTAGGAGATGAGAAAACGCAGAAAATGGTTACTGTTATCCGAGTAAGCGAAACCGACTACGAAAAAATTGTGTTAGATACCTTTAGGTTTGTACCCTTAGTTGGCGACCAGGCGTGGTAG
- the priA gene encoding primosomal protein N': MNTFENDIFSERETLFVEVILPLSLAKNYTYRVPFDLNDQIAVGKRVVVQFGKHKIYTALISGISTVPPVAYEAKYIIDVVDAEPVITPMQLKFWTWMTNYYMCNEGDVMAAALPASLKLASETILILREDYNEDTALTDKEEIIINALKQQQKLTVNDVSKLLGQKTVYPIINHLLDKELILVAEEVVQKYKPLLKSFIILNDFYSDEENLKQLFNVLDKAPKQLDALLAYLKLQKSNLPIAKEQLLEESNCGPAALKALTDKDIFVVMKRPVSRLAAHDEEFSVNFELNEGQQKALGQINQHFEEKEVVLLHGVTASGKTQVYIKLIEKIIQNTDGQVLFLLPEIALTTQIVERIKRYFGNSIGVYHSKFNNSERVEIWNKVRTGAYKVILGARSAVFLPFQDLKLIVVDEEHEPSYKQYDPAPRYQARDAAIYLGYLHQAKVILGSATPSLESYYNALQGKYGLVEMKERFGGVQLPNQQVVSISEETKKKTMSSYFSSVLIKDIDLALSKKEQIVLFQNRRGYATILICATCGYTPKCVNCDVSLTYHKSSGKLHCHYCGYQQSSVNICPACGSVHVEQKGFGTERIEEELRLLYPEVTIARLDMDSTRTKNGLQQILNDFQEKKTDILIGTQMVAKGLDFDNLNLIGVINADTLLGYPDFRAYERSFQLLAQVAGRAGRRADQGNVCIQTYDAENRIIKQVVNNDYEGMYNDEIVEREKFLYPPFSRMIFLYVKHKDSHILDHAAFTLANILKGKFGKRVLGPEQPLVSRVRNLYIKQIIIKADKHTAIQKVKDALRETLTQFNATKEFKGVFTQIDVDPY, encoded by the coding sequence ATGAATACTTTCGAAAACGATATTTTTTCAGAAAGAGAAACACTTTTTGTGGAAGTTATTTTGCCATTATCTTTGGCGAAAAACTATACTTATCGGGTACCTTTTGATTTAAACGACCAGATTGCTGTTGGAAAACGGGTGGTGGTGCAATTTGGAAAGCATAAAATTTATACGGCCTTAATTAGCGGAATCAGCACGGTACCACCAGTGGCTTATGAGGCGAAATATATTATTGATGTTGTAGATGCCGAGCCTGTAATTACACCCATGCAGCTTAAATTCTGGACATGGATGACCAATTATTATATGTGCAATGAAGGTGATGTAATGGCGGCTGCGTTACCTGCAAGTTTAAAATTGGCAAGCGAAACCATATTGATTCTTCGTGAAGATTACAATGAAGATACTGCGCTTACCGATAAGGAAGAAATCATCATCAATGCACTGAAACAGCAACAGAAACTTACAGTTAATGATGTTTCCAAGCTACTGGGGCAGAAAACGGTGTATCCCATCATCAACCATTTACTTGATAAAGAATTGATTCTGGTTGCCGAGGAGGTAGTGCAGAAATATAAACCTTTGCTTAAATCGTTCATCATTTTAAATGATTTTTATAGCGATGAAGAAAATCTGAAACAGCTTTTTAATGTTTTGGATAAGGCACCTAAACAATTAGACGCTTTGCTGGCTTACCTGAAATTACAAAAATCAAATCTTCCGATCGCTAAAGAACAGCTTTTGGAAGAAAGTAATTGTGGACCAGCGGCATTAAAGGCTTTAACCGACAAAGATATTTTTGTGGTAATGAAAAGGCCGGTTAGTCGCCTGGCCGCTCACGATGAAGAGTTTAGTGTTAATTTTGAACTGAACGAAGGTCAGCAGAAAGCATTAGGTCAGATTAACCAGCACTTTGAAGAGAAAGAGGTGGTTTTGCTGCATGGTGTCACTGCATCAGGAAAAACACAGGTTTATATTAAACTGATCGAAAAAATTATTCAAAATACAGATGGACAAGTATTGTTCCTGCTTCCCGAAATTGCCTTAACCACACAGATTGTAGAGCGGATTAAACGTTATTTTGGCAATTCGATAGGAGTATACCATTCTAAATTCAACAATAGTGAAAGGGTAGAAATCTGGAATAAGGTAAGAACAGGTGCCTATAAAGTAATCTTAGGCGCACGTTCAGCTGTTTTTCTTCCCTTTCAGGATTTAAAACTGATTGTGGTTGATGAAGAGCATGAACCCTCATATAAACAATATGATCCGGCACCACGTTATCAGGCCAGGGATGCAGCCATTTACTTAGGATACCTGCACCAGGCAAAAGTGATTTTAGGTTCGGCTACTCCATCTTTAGAAAGTTATTACAATGCCTTACAGGGCAAATACGGACTTGTAGAGATGAAAGAACGTTTTGGTGGTGTTCAATTGCCAAACCAACAGGTAGTAAGTATCTCTGAAGAAACCAAGAAAAAAACGATGAGTTCGTATTTTTCGAGCGTGTTGATCAAAGATATCGACCTGGCACTTTCTAAAAAAGAGCAGATTGTATTGTTTCAGAACAGGAGGGGCTATGCCACCATTTTAATCTGTGCAACCTGTGGTTATACCCCAAAATGTGTAAACTGCGATGTAAGTTTAACCTATCATAAAAGCAGTGGGAAATTACATTGTCACTACTGTGGTTATCAGCAGAGCAGTGTTAATATCTGTCCGGCTTGTGGTTCAGTACATGTAGAGCAAAAAGGTTTTGGTACCGAGCGGATTGAAGAAGAACTCAGATTACTTTATCCAGAGGTTACTATTGCCCGGTTGGATATGGACAGTACGCGGACAAAAAATGGGCTTCAGCAGATTTTAAATGACTTTCAAGAGAAGAAAACCGATATTTTAATTGGCACACAGATGGTGGCCAAAGGACTTGATTTCGACAACCTGAACCTTATAGGGGTAATTAATGCCGATACTCTTTTAGGTTATCCCGATTTCCGCGCTTACGAAAGGAGCTTCCAGCTGTTGGCACAGGTTGCGGGTAGGGCAGGTAGAAGAGCCGATCAGGGTAATGTTTGTATCCAGACTTACGACGCAGAAAACCGGATTATCAAACAAGTGGTAAACAATGATTACGAAGGGATGTACAACGACGAAATCGTTGAACGCGAGAAATTCTTGTATCCACCTTTTTCCAGAATGATATTCTTGTATGTAAAACATAAAGATTCTCATATACTAGATCACGCGGCATTCACTCTGGCTAACATCCTCAAAGGAAAATTTGGTAAACGTGTTTTAGGTCCCGAGCAACCGTTGGTAAGCCGTGTACGGAATCTTTATATCAAACAGATCATTATTAAAGCTGATAAGCATACGGCCATTCAAAAGGTTAAAGATGCATTGAGGGAGACCCTGACCCAATTTAATGCCACCAAAGAATTTAAAGGTGTTTTTACACAGATAGATGTAGATCCATACTAG
- a CDS encoding DUF423 domain-containing protein, with protein MNKRIILTASFFGAVAVLLGAFGAHGLKALIDGPSLEIWQKGVDYQFYHTFALLYLSTFARYRNKLINIAYFCFTFGIILFSGSLYLLATRSISHLGFTEFIGPITPIGGLLFVLGWIMLFFAAFKDK; from the coding sequence ATGAATAAACGAATAATCCTTACTGCTTCTTTTTTTGGTGCTGTTGCTGTTTTACTGGGCGCATTCGGTGCCCATGGCTTAAAGGCCTTAATTGATGGGCCATCATTAGAAATCTGGCAAAAAGGTGTTGATTATCAGTTCTATCATACATTTGCACTATTGTACCTTTCTACCTTCGCCCGTTATCGGAACAAACTCATTAATATTGCTTATTTCTGCTTCACATTTGGAATCATCCTTTTTTCAGGATCGTTATATTTATTGGCTACCCGAAGCATATCGCATTTAGGATTTACTGAATTTATTGGACCAATTACACCAATTGGCGGGCTTTTATTTGTATTGGGATGGATAATGCTCTTTTTTGCGGCATTTAAAGATAAATAA